One Enterobacter cloacae subsp. cloacae ATCC 13047 genomic window carries:
- a CDS encoding DUF3330 domain-containing protein, giving the protein MNANAPNTASCTTCCVCCKEIPLDAAFTPEGAEYVEHFCGLDCYERFQARAKAATESDIAPVPGGSQPSD; this is encoded by the coding sequence CCGAACACTGCCAGTTGCACCACCTGCTGCGTATGCTGCAAAGAAATTCCGCTCGATGCCGCCTTCACCCCGGAAGGCGCGGAATACGTCGAACATTTCTGCGGGCTGGATTGCTATGAACGCTTCCAGGCACGCGCCAAGGCCGCGACAGAATCTGACATTGCGCCTGTCCCTGGCGGTTCGCAGCCGTCAGATTGA